TGGGATCAGCTGCGGGCGGGCTCCACAGCAGTATGGCGTCGCGCTGCAACCAGTCGCCGAGGCGGTAGGTGTGGAAAAGCAGTGCTCCCACGGCAAAGGCACCAAGGAAGCGTATCAGAAATGCTGCCCCCAGACGCACTCCCGCCTTGCGGGCCACTGCCAGTTCGATAGGAAAATTGTGGGCCACGAGCATCATGGTAGCCAGCACGGTGACTTGGGCCACGGTGAGGTTTTCGGCAGCAAAGAGAGCCGCAAAGGCAATCATGCCACCGTAAAGGTTGGTCAAAAGAGCGGTGGCAAAAACAATACCCATGCTGCCGGGTAAACCTACCAGGGCCATAAGGGGTGCCATGGCCTGCCCCAGCAGCTCCACCAAACCCAGTTCCTGCAGAATTTTAATAATAATGATGATGGGAATGAGGATGCGAAAAAGCACCAGACTGATGCGCCCCGCCTGCTTGAGGGCATTGGCGATGCCTTTGAGGGGCGTGGAAAGAAGTGGGAAAGGGGAACGACGGGTCATGGTTTATCCTTTACGTCACTGTCTGTTTTCTCCAATATTTTACTCACGCCACACCCTTAGCGATATATGTGTTGCTAAAATAAAATATACGACCTCATACATTGCTGTCCCCATAAAAAGCAATGTGTGAATTACTATGAGCCTGCGCTTTTCTTTTCTCGCTTCTCTTTTCTCTCTGCGTTCCAGCACTTCAAGGATCCATACCACCTGATGAGACCGTCTGGCGATCAGCATCCGGGGCTCAACACAAAAACAGTAACAGGAAAATTTACCATATTGCTATCGTCACACATAATGCAGTATACTCTAAAAAGCCCAATTAAA
The Desulfurispira natronophila genome window above contains:
- a CDS encoding nucleoside recognition domain-containing protein — encoded protein: MTRRSPFPLLSTPLKGIANALKQAGRISLVLFRILIPIIIIIKILQELGLVELLGQAMAPLMALVGLPGSMGIVFATALLTNLYGGMIAFAALFAAENLTVAQVTVLATMMLVAHNFPIELAVARKAGVRLGAAFLIRFLGAFAVGALLFHTYRLGDWLQRDAILLWSPPAADPTLVQWALGEVRNLLAIFVIILVLVIALKIMERLRINHALEWLLRPVLSRMGIGPAATNITLVGMVLGLAYGGGLIIREAQSGKIPPRDVFASLALMGLTHSLIEDTLLMMLMGGHISGLLWGRLVFSIIVVFLLMKVMQRVPDSWFYRYAFHPR